A stretch of Arctopsyche grandis isolate Sample6627 chromosome 9, ASM5162203v2, whole genome shotgun sequence DNA encodes these proteins:
- the LOC143917143 gene encoding uncharacterized protein LOC143917143 isoform X1, with protein MECRLCLCQQGPAGSFVSIHDDPHPPQRLVQRIWTCCQLRVSRRHLPSVRKGDHLPDTICLSCLNNLELLDTFRNSCFRNDTTSRLELDKCLKVKPEEVLLEDLI; from the exons atggagtgcagactttgtctctgCCAGCAGGGTCCAGCAGGgtccttcgtctccatccatgacgaccctcatccacctcagcgtttggtgcaacgcatttggacctgctgtcagctgcgggtcAGTCGCCGTCACTTACCAAGT GTTAGGAAAGGTGACCATCTGCCAGATACGATATGCCTTTCTTGtctcaacaatctggaattgctcgaCACCTTTCGAAACTCTTGTTTTCGGAATGACACAACGTCGAGGCTGGAATTAGACAAGTGTTTGAAAGTCAAGCCGGAGGAGGTTttgctggaagatttaatatag
- the LOC143917143 gene encoding zinc finger protein hangover-like isoform X2, with translation MECRLCLCQQGPAGSFVSIHDDPHPPQRLVQRIWTCCQLRVRKGDHLPDTICLSCLNNLELLDTFRNSCFRNDTTSRLELDKCLKVKPEEVLLEDLI, from the exons atggagtgcagactttgtctctgCCAGCAGGGTCCAGCAGGgtccttcgtctccatccatgacgaccctcatccacctcagcgtttggtgcaacgcatttggacctgctgtcagctgcgg GTTAGGAAAGGTGACCATCTGCCAGATACGATATGCCTTTCTTGtctcaacaatctggaattgctcgaCACCTTTCGAAACTCTTGTTTTCGGAATGACACAACGTCGAGGCTGGAATTAGACAAGTGTTTGAAAGTCAAGCCGGAGGAGGTTttgctggaagatttaatatag